The stretch of DNA TGTGGCCTTTTGTTATCATGTTCATGTATCTTGGGTAATCCGTTTGAAAATTTATACTTCTGGTTAAAAATTGGGTGATTAGGTGGTAATTCTACAAATTCAAGCTCCGGAAATACTTTCTTCATTTCCAAACGAACAAACTTGTCAAAACCATAATTATCACAAATATGAAGAAAGCCGCCCCCCATTAAATAATTACGCATATTTTGTGCTTCCTGGGTTGAAAAAATAATATTTCCATGCCCTGTAACGAACACAAATGGATAGTTAAATAACTCTGAACTTCCTGGTTCAACTATGGCTTCATCTGGATAAAAATTTGTTCCTATGTTATCATTACAAAAACGTATTAAATTGGGTAAAGCCGTTCTGTCTCCATACCAATCACCGCCTCCATTGTATTTCAATCTGGCTATTTTATAAGAAGGAGGAGTAAAGCTTGTTAAAATAAGCAAGAAACATGCGAGTAAAAACCCTGATATAAATCGAAACAACTTACAATGCATAACCATTTGTTATATTTCATTAATAAAATTAAGCTGGGTACAAGCCA from Solitalea canadensis DSM 3403 encodes:
- a CDS encoding DUF4159 domain-containing protein — translated: MHCKLFRFISGFLLACFLLILTSFTPPSYKIARLKYNGGGDWYGDRTALPNLIRFCNDNIGTNFYPDEAIVEPGSSELFNYPFVFVTGHGNIIFSTQEAQNMRNYLMGGGFLHICDNYGFDKFVRLEMKKVFPELEFVELPPNHPIFNQKYKFSNGLPKIHEHDNKRPQAFALIFQGRVVCFYDFESDLGNGWEDQGIYSGDSPETHQKALQMGANLVQYALSN